From [Clostridium] symbiosum, a single genomic window includes:
- a CDS encoding SIS domain-containing protein → MDEYRYLTELTERYPVLKQVEGDIKALYEIVRESYENGGKLLIAGNGGSCADSEHIVGELMKGFVKKRSVPEEMAQRLKAVDPERGEKLAGSLQQGLAAIALTGHTALSTAFLNDVDGEVIYAQQVYGYGKPGDVLLGITTSGNSENIIYAAVAAKAKGMKVVGLTGRDGGKLKGICDAAVVVPETETFKIQELHLPVYHALCLMLEEHFFR, encoded by the coding sequence ATGGATGAATACAGATATCTAACGGAGCTTACGGAGCGCTATCCCGTGTTAAAACAGGTGGAGGGCGATATAAAGGCTCTTTATGAAATAGTCAGGGAATCGTATGAGAACGGCGGAAAACTTTTAATCGCCGGAAACGGCGGAAGCTGTGCGGACTCGGAACATATCGTGGGAGAACTGATGAAGGGCTTTGTAAAAAAAAGGTCCGTTCCGGAGGAGATGGCACAGAGACTTAAAGCCGTCGATCCGGAGAGAGGCGAAAAACTGGCCGGCAGTCTGCAGCAGGGACTTGCGGCTATCGCTCTGACGGGACATACCGCCCTGTCCACGGCATTTTTAAACGATGTGGACGGTGAGGTGATCTACGCCCAGCAGGTTTATGGATACGGAAAACCGGGTGATGTGCTGCTCGGCATCACCACATCGGGAAATTCAGAAAACATCATATATGCCGCCGTGGCTGCCAAAGCAAAGGGCATGAAGGTGGTGGGCCTGACCGGAAGGGACGGCGGAAAACTTAAGGGAATCTGCGACGCGGCGGTGGTGGTTCCGGAAACAGAGACATTTAAAATCCAGGAGCTGCACCTTCCTGTTTACCATGCGCTGTGCCTGATGCTGGAAGAGCATTTCTTCCGGTAA
- a CDS encoding potassium transporter KefB has product MQLRNRIAAAIMILAAAVSILIPAHTLFSGEGFLVNYIKTPESAKMLAEIGILFLISGAVFFLIKDKRKQAAVAAVLAVVFCWLHVVFLPMAVSAVYLGFLILAGRFLKEYVFKIEDRGGYPADFLLGSSAVILCFCLLSAAGIGRIPVMRLACLGGGSFLCAFYGVKWKLRGKSRGRENGQPETAGKFLYPLCFTFILIAVLIQAGRMNIALDFDTLWYGVRSEYILAGGGGIYDNPGLVGMVYVYSKGLEVLTLPLADLASHSYLLFFTLWLSVMGLTVVYRIARLFMKREYGVLSAALCASLPGIMNMGISAKPDIITWLLQLIILEYFFRYVVSTQKHSAEIFNGADISNGADIASDTDISKGNVPLLLLAAGAYLLSLTMKPTSLVFSTAVFGMMGLYLIFSKRLSFKAPVRQWAALVLPGAALIGIWGRTMMITGMPVTSVFTSIFAKMGFEMKYPFATGSLPQNWQDESNLHVLLRRLWQILLSPEGKDMGHVIIAWGTSFLFFAAACMILFRLTGAVKREKDCINRAAAVIFWPFLAVNMVSLIMLYQVDGNYFMLLYTFLILWFCRSLNWLKEKNLKKLVLALTVPLLTFNILVMSQTNWAWSAGFSEIQVLNKGRYNHRAKQHEDMIAKGNAAIWQVLSSDPSNRVIAFGNHPFCLEFPCNVQSYKDITSPWGNVELVNSPEAFEEYMEYADTDYVYAEAGYIGTDSWEWSYGLLRDLIADGVLTDFFFENGNALARVSREKLTKEEAEANLRLFDENYITSDRVKQEAR; this is encoded by the coding sequence ATGCAGTTAAGAAACAGAATCGCAGCAGCAATCATGATACTTGCAGCCGCAGTCTCCATTTTAATCCCCGCCCATACCTTATTTTCCGGGGAAGGATTTCTTGTGAATTATATTAAGACGCCGGAATCGGCAAAGATGCTGGCGGAGATTGGCATTCTGTTCCTCATTTCGGGGGCAGTCTTTTTCTTGATAAAGGACAAAAGAAAGCAGGCGGCAGTGGCAGCGGTTCTGGCCGTGGTTTTCTGCTGGCTGCACGTGGTGTTTCTTCCGATGGCTGTCTCGGCGGTATATCTGGGATTTCTGATCCTGGCCGGGCGGTTTTTAAAGGAATATGTTTTTAAAATAGAGGATCGGGGCGGATATCCCGCCGATTTTCTGCTGGGGAGCAGCGCGGTGATTCTCTGCTTCTGTCTTCTTTCGGCGGCCGGAATCGGCCGGATTCCGGTTATGCGTCTGGCCTGTCTGGGCGGTGGAAGCTTTCTTTGCGCTTTCTACGGCGTGAAGTGGAAACTGCGCGGGAAAAGCCGTGGACGTGAAAACGGACAGCCGGAAACGGCCGGGAAGTTTCTTTATCCGCTGTGCTTTACATTCATCCTCATCGCCGTGCTGATACAGGCCGGCCGGATGAACATTGCGCTTGATTTCGATACCCTGTGGTATGGCGTCAGGTCGGAGTATATTCTGGCCGGGGGCGGCGGAATTTACGATAATCCGGGCCTGGTGGGAATGGTCTATGTCTATTCCAAAGGGCTGGAGGTCCTGACCCTGCCGCTGGCGGATTTGGCCTCACACAGCTATCTGCTGTTTTTTACCCTGTGGCTGTCGGTGATGGGGCTGACGGTTGTATACAGGATTGCCCGGCTTTTTATGAAGCGGGAGTATGGTGTTCTTTCGGCGGCGCTGTGCGCGTCCCTGCCCGGCATTATGAATATGGGAATCTCTGCAAAGCCCGATATCATCACGTGGCTTCTGCAGCTTATTATATTGGAGTATTTTTTTAGGTACGTCGTGAGCACGCAAAAGCATAGTGCGGAGATTTTTAATGGTGCAGATATTTCTAATGGTGCGGATATCGCCAGTGATACGGATATCTCCAAAGGGAATGTGCCGCTGCTTCTTCTGGCGGCGGGGGCCTACCTTCTGTCGCTCACGATGAAACCGACCTCTCTTGTGTTCTCCACGGCCGTATTCGGGATGATGGGACTCTATCTGATTTTCTCAAAGAGACTGTCCTTCAAAGCTCCCGTCAGGCAATGGGCGGCGCTCGTTTTACCGGGAGCCGCACTGATCGGAATCTGGGGCAGGACCATGATGATAACGGGAATGCCGGTGACTTCCGTTTTTACCTCCATTTTTGCAAAAATGGGGTTTGAAATGAAATATCCCTTTGCCACCGGTTCACTGCCCCAGAACTGGCAGGACGAGAGTAACCTGCACGTACTGCTCCGCAGGCTCTGGCAAATCCTTTTATCGCCGGAAGGCAAGGATATGGGGCATGTGATTATCGCATGGGGGACGTCGTTCCTCTTCTTTGCGGCGGCCTGCATGATTCTGTTTCGGCTGACGGGCGCGGTGAAGCGGGAGAAAGACTGTATCAATCGGGCGGCGGCCGTTATATTCTGGCCGTTCCTGGCGGTTAATATGGTAAGCCTCATCATGCTGTACCAGGTGGATGGAAATTACTTTATGCTTCTTTATACCTTCCTGATTCTGTGGTTTTGCAGAAGCCTGAATTGGTTGAAGGAAAAGAACCTTAAAAAACTGGTTCTGGCGCTGACCGTGCCGCTTCTTACTTTTAATATCCTGGTGATGTCGCAGACAAACTGGGCCTGGTCGGCAGGATTTTCCGAGATTCAGGTACTGAACAAAGGGAGATATAACCACAGGGCAAAACAGCATGAGGACATGATAGCAAAAGGAAATGCAGCCATCTGGCAGGTGCTTTCTTCCGACCCGTCAAACCGGGTTATTGCTTTCGGAAACCACCCCTTCTGCCTGGAATTTCCCTGCAATGTCCAGTCTTACAAGGATATCACATCGCCGTGGGGAAACGTGGAACTGGTCAATTCCCCGGAGGCGTTTGAGGAATATATGGAATATGCGGATACGGATTACGTGTACGCGGAGGCCGGTTATATCGGCACAGACAGTTGGGAGTGGAGCTACGGCCTGCTCCGGGATTTGATTGCGGACGGTGTGCTGACCGATTTCTTCTTTGAAAACGGTAATGCGCTGGCCCGGGTCAGCCGGGAAAAGCTGACAAAGGAGGAGGCGGAGGCTAATTTACGTCTCTTCGATGAGAATTACATTACTTCAGACAGGGTGAAACAGGAGGCACGGTAA
- a CDS encoding HAD family hydrolase, which produces MASMREQREPEQVEKPRKVVFLDRDGTMNTEVNYLHRPEDLVLIPGTAEAVRLFNEAGFTVIVVTNQAGVARGYYTEADVETLHRYLNGLLGQSGAHVDAFYYCPHHPEHGIGEYKKNCRCRKPGTGMFEAAERDLAGGIDRENSWMIGDKLIDTEAGHNFGIRSILVGTGYGAALRESQKEDGTEPGSGCADGNYDYYAEDLLAAARAVTEGRWSGKGSKDIKDSKDSKDSKDRR; this is translated from the coding sequence ATGGCATCAATGAGAGAGCAGAGGGAACCGGAGCAGGTTGAAAAACCGAGGAAGGTGGTTTTTCTGGATCGCGACGGCACGATGAATACGGAAGTGAACTATCTGCACAGGCCGGAGGATCTGGTGCTGATACCGGGAACCGCCGAGGCCGTAAGGCTGTTTAACGAGGCGGGGTTCACCGTGATTGTGGTGACGAACCAGGCTGGAGTGGCCAGGGGGTACTATACGGAAGCGGATGTGGAAACGCTGCACCGGTACCTGAACGGTCTTCTGGGGCAGTCGGGCGCCCATGTGGATGCATTTTATTACTGCCCCCATCACCCGGAGCACGGAATCGGGGAATATAAGAAGAACTGCCGCTGCCGCAAGCCGGGAACCGGAATGTTTGAAGCGGCGGAGCGGGATTTGGCAGGAGGAATCGACCGGGAGAATTCCTGGATGATAGGAGACAAACTGATCGATACCGAGGCCGGGCATAATTTTGGAATCAGAAGTATTCTTGTCGGAACGGGATACGGCGCGGCGCTCCGAGAGTCACAAAAAGAGGACGGAACAGAGCCGGGCAGCGGATGTGCAGACGGAAACTATGATTATTACGCAGAAGATCTTCTCGCGGCGGCGCGGGCCGTGACGGAGGGAAGATGGAGCGGCAAAGGCAGTAAAGATATTAAAGATAGTAAAGATAGTAAAGATAGTAAAGACAGGCGCTGA
- a CDS encoding GHMP kinase, whose amino-acid sequence MVIRGRAPLRVSFGGGGTDVEPFCLEQGGAIIGSTINKYAYCSIIPRDDDHITVHSLDFDMTVKYNTKENYVYDGKLDLVTAALKAMDIKQGCEVYLQCDAPPGSGLGTSSTVMVSLLTAMARWKGIEFDNYAMADLAYGVERCDLNIAGGYQDQYAATFGGFNFIEFHGRNNVVVNPLRIRRDIINELQYNLLLCYTGNIHVSANIIKDQVSNYKKQDAFDAMCEVKALSYAIKDELLKGNLHNFGKLLDYGWESKKKMSSKISNPQIDTLYEEAKKAGALGGKLLGAGGGGFLLVYCPYNVKHKVAARLEEVGGQLMDWNFELRGAQSWICNDDRWQYQDVKVQMPDKEYQFKF is encoded by the coding sequence ATGGTCATAAGAGGAAGAGCTCCCCTGCGCGTCAGCTTTGGGGGAGGAGGAACCGATGTGGAACCGTTCTGTCTGGAACAGGGAGGGGCCATCATCGGCAGCACAATCAATAAATACGCATACTGTTCCATCATACCGAGGGACGACGATCACATTACCGTCCATTCCCTGGATTTTGATATGACGGTGAAATATAACACAAAAGAAAATTATGTTTATGACGGCAAGCTGGATCTCGTTACGGCTGCCTTAAAGGCAATGGATATCAAACAGGGCTGTGAGGTTTATCTTCAGTGTGATGCGCCTCCGGGATCAGGCCTCGGAACCTCGTCGACTGTCATGGTCTCCCTTCTCACTGCGATGGCGCGGTGGAAAGGAATTGAGTTTGACAATTATGCGATGGCGGATCTGGCCTATGGCGTGGAGCGCTGCGACTTAAATATAGCGGGTGGTTACCAGGATCAGTATGCGGCCACATTCGGGGGATTTAACTTTATCGAATTCCACGGGCGCAACAACGTGGTGGTCAATCCCCTGAGAATCAGGAGAGATATCATCAACGAACTGCAGTATAACCTGCTCTTATGTTATACGGGTAATATCCACGTTTCCGCTAATATTATCAAGGATCAGGTCAGCAACTACAAAAAACAGGATGCCTTCGACGCCATGTGCGAGGTAAAAGCTCTTTCCTACGCAATCAAGGACGAGCTGCTGAAGGGAAATCTGCACAATTTCGGAAAACTTCTGGACTACGGCTGGGAGAGCAAGAAGAAAATGAGCAGCAAAATCAGCAATCCTCAGATTGATACGCTTTATGAGGAGGCTAAGAAGGCCGGAGCCCTGGGCGGGAAACTCCTGGGAGCAGGCGGAGGCGGTTTCCTGCTGGTATACTGTCCCTACAATGTAAAACATAAGGTGGCGGCCAGACTGGAAGAGGTCGGCGGCCAGCTCATGGACTGGAATTTTGAACTCAGGGGCGCTCAGAGCTGGATCTGCAATGACGACAGATGGCAGTACCAGGATGTGAAGGTCCAGATGCCGGATAAGGAATATCAGTTCAAATTTTAA
- a CDS encoding nucleotidyltransferase family protein yields MQAILLAGGLGTRLRSVVSDRPKPMALIEDRPFMEYVVRGLARFGITDIIFAVGYKGSMVEDHFGDGEAFGLRASYAYEEELLGTAGAIRNAGRYVTEDSFFVLNADTFYQIDYGRLVKIKEENGLDMALVLREVPDVSRYGAAVLDGVMLTGFNEKEKEARPGTINGGVYLMSRKLLDEIPPRKVSLENEMIPGWMKEGRRLGGFVNDGYFIDIGVPEDYFRFQEDVKKGVIKWS; encoded by the coding sequence ATGCAGGCAATACTTCTGGCCGGAGGGCTGGGGACGCGGCTTCGCAGCGTGGTAAGCGACCGCCCCAAGCCAATGGCTCTGATTGAGGACAGGCCCTTCATGGAATACGTGGTCCGCGGGCTGGCGCGGTTTGGGATTACCGATATTATTTTTGCCGTCGGATATAAGGGCAGCATGGTGGAAGACCATTTTGGAGACGGGGAGGCCTTTGGGCTCAGGGCGTCCTATGCCTATGAGGAAGAACTTCTGGGTACGGCGGGGGCAATCAGGAATGCGGGCCGTTACGTTACCGAAGACAGCTTTTTTGTCCTCAACGCAGATACTTTTTACCAGATCGATTACGGCAGGCTCGTAAAGATAAAGGAAGAAAACGGACTGGATATGGCTCTCGTGCTCCGGGAGGTTCCCGATGTATCGCGCTATGGCGCGGCCGTCCTGGACGGTGTGATGCTGACCGGGTTTAATGAGAAAGAAAAAGAGGCGCGGCCGGGCACAATTAACGGAGGCGTTTACCTGATGTCGCGGAAACTGCTCGATGAAATCCCGCCCCGAAAGGTTTCACTGGAAAATGAGATGATCCCCGGATGGATGAAGGAAGGCAGACGGCTGGGCGGCTTTGTCAATGACGGTTACTTTATCGATATCGGCGTGCCGGAGGATTATTTCCGCTTTCAGGAGGACGTAAAGAAAGGGGTTATCAAATGGTCATAA
- a CDS encoding M42 family metallopeptidase — MRDMNYIVNILDEIVNIPSPSGYTKRVMERIEKEVSGFGFPVAYNRKGGMLITVPGKTETVLGLSAHVDTLGAMVRSIRPDGTLAIVSVGGFMMQSIEGSYCRILTRDGKTFTGTIQTKAPSVHTFDEARTLERKEANMEVRLDEIVREKADVEELGIGPGDFISFDPKFVYTESGFIKSRHLDDKASAAVILGLLKYLHETGKQPEQTLKIAISNYEEVGHGCSYIPEEIEEFLAIDMGALGDDLSGDEYRVSICAKDSSGPYDFDMTNRLIGLAKEYGIDYAVDIFPHYGSDVSSALSAGNDIRGALIGPGVSASHGQERTHIKGLEQTWMLLAAYVGVLDKELSRKFFEQMKEQL, encoded by the coding sequence ATGAGAGATATGAATTATATTGTAAATATACTGGATGAAATTGTTAATATACCCAGCCCGTCGGGGTACACAAAAAGGGTGATGGAGCGGATAGAGAAGGAAGTAAGCGGCTTTGGTTTTCCGGTTGCCTATAACCGGAAGGGCGGAATGCTGATTACCGTGCCGGGAAAGACGGAGACGGTTCTGGGGCTGTCGGCCCATGTGGATACGCTGGGCGCCATGGTGCGTTCCATAAGGCCGGACGGGACTCTGGCCATCGTATCAGTGGGCGGGTTTATGATGCAGTCCATCGAGGGCAGCTACTGCCGAATTCTGACAAGGGATGGTAAAACGTTCACCGGAACGATTCAGACAAAGGCCCCGTCCGTACACACCTTTGATGAGGCCAGGACGCTGGAGCGCAAGGAAGCCAACATGGAAGTCCGCCTCGACGAGATTGTGCGGGAGAAAGCCGATGTGGAGGAGCTGGGCATCGGCCCCGGGGATTTCATAAGTTTTGATCCGAAGTTTGTTTATACGGAAAGCGGTTTTATCAAATCCAGGCATCTGGATGACAAGGCGTCCGCCGCAGTCATTCTGGGACTTCTCAAATATCTGCATGAGACGGGAAAACAGCCGGAGCAGACTCTCAAAATTGCCATCAGCAATTATGAGGAGGTGGGCCACGGATGCAGCTATATCCCGGAAGAGATCGAGGAATTCCTTGCCATCGACATGGGCGCCCTCGGCGATGATCTGAGCGGGGATGAGTACCGCGTATCCATCTGCGCCAAGGATTCTTCCGGACCTTACGATTTTGATATGACGAACAGGCTGATCGGCCTGGCAAAAGAATATGGAATCGATTATGCGGTGGATATTTTCCCGCACTACGGTTCCGACGTTTCCTCCGCCCTTTCTGCCGGCAATGATATACGCGGAGCGCTCATCGGTCCGGGAGTTTCGGCTTCCCACGGACAGGAACGCACCCACATTAAGGGGTTGGAGCAGACATGGATGCTATTGGCCGCCTATGTAGGCGTACTGGATAAAGAACTCAGCCGGAAATTTTTTGAGCAGATGAAAGAACAATTATAA